In Candidatus Dependentiae bacterium, one DNA window encodes the following:
- the atpE gene encoding ATP synthase F0 subunit C → MDANISEYAKAAVFVGAAIAMGIGTVGPSLAQGMIGSKACENIGKYPESSSKIRMTMLLSMGLVETCALYAFIIALIVINKI, encoded by the coding sequence ATGGATGCAAATATAAGCGAATACGCTAAAGCTGCAGTTTTTGTAGGGGCGGCAATAGCAATGGGTATTGGCACGGTCGGGCCGTCTTTAGCTCAAGGAATGATCGGATCTAAGGCTTGTGAGAATATAGGAAAATATCCTGAATCGTCGTCTAAAATTAGAATGACTATGCTTCTTTCGATGGGCCTTGTTGAGACATGCGCATTGTATGCTTTTATAATCGCGTTAATTGTAATCAATAAAATCTAA
- a CDS encoding deoxynucleoside kinase, producing MYKKNLLISVLFFTSSIFSIPALLFVEGNIGAGKSTFLKMIEQNIPATVTLEPCDEWQNVSGKNLLEAYYQDSQRWGALFQIYASMTRVRKQQAESFNADVLQIMERSWYCDRYCFQQIMYDLGFLDNLSLTVVQELWDFGIVGAPKPVGFIYLRVEPEVCMDRMKHRARGEESGVSLDYLQRLHDYHESLLVHKSSCLELKDIPVLILDGSLNFRDDKAVQQSFVRQILDFLKINGNIDLTK from the coding sequence GTGTATAAAAAAAATCTGCTCATCTCTGTTTTGTTTTTTACCTCATCGATCTTTTCAATTCCGGCTTTGCTTTTTGTAGAAGGAAATATTGGCGCTGGTAAGTCTACTTTTTTAAAAATGATAGAACAAAATATTCCAGCAACTGTTACTTTAGAGCCATGTGATGAGTGGCAAAATGTTTCAGGCAAAAATCTTTTAGAGGCTTACTATCAAGATAGTCAGCGTTGGGGTGCTTTGTTTCAAATATACGCAAGTATGACCAGGGTCAGAAAACAACAAGCAGAATCTTTTAATGCAGATGTTTTACAAATTATGGAAAGATCTTGGTATTGCGACAGGTACTGTTTTCAGCAAATTATGTATGATCTGGGTTTTTTAGACAATTTATCACTAACCGTTGTTCAAGAATTATGGGATTTTGGAATTGTTGGAGCGCCAAAGCCCGTTGGTTTTATATATCTTCGAGTGGAGCCAGAAGTTTGCATGGATCGCATGAAGCATAGGGCTCGTGGCGAAGAGTCTGGAGTGAGCTTAGATTATTTACAAAGGCTACATGATTATCATGAAAGCTTGTTGGTTCATAAAAGTTCGTGCTTAGAATTAAAAGATATTCCTGTTTTAATCTTGGATGGATCATTGAATTTTAGAGATGATAAAGCTGTGCAACAAAGTTTTGTGCGACAAATTCTTGATTTTTTAAAGATTAATGGGAATATTGATCTTACAAAGTGA